Proteins encoded by one window of Synechococcus sp. WH 7805:
- a CDS encoding DEAD/DEAH box helicase, which produces MPEAVLAPGARIECRSAEWLVSSLGRSSDGQQVVDVVGVSPFLREKEARFLVDVEKAAGSFKVLQPEATELVSDPSPQYRDSMLFIEAHLRRTIPTDASLAVGDRAAMDALPYQLQPAAKALAMPRQRLLIADAVGLGKTLECGILCSELIRRGRGKRILVVTTKSMLVQFQKEFWTRFSIPLVRLDSVGIQRIREHIPTNQNPFHYYDKAIVSVDTLKNDRDYRYYLDNANWDIIVIDECQNVAERAKGAQKSQRAKLAERLATRSETLILLSATPHDGKPESFASLMNMLDPTAIANPRDYGKDDIKDLYLRRFRKDVLADLRSNVKERDTKDVECQASEQEERVFALLKDLKLPDSDRKAKAGQLFKTTLAKSLLSSPMAALETVRNRLKRLEAAVTEAPADTAALQELAPLLVAIDSEGFSKYQRLLGLSA; this is translated from the coding sequence ATGCCCGAAGCCGTCCTCGCCCCAGGAGCACGCATCGAATGCCGCAGTGCTGAATGGCTGGTGAGCAGCCTTGGCCGCAGCAGCGATGGCCAGCAGGTGGTGGATGTGGTGGGCGTCTCTCCGTTCCTGAGGGAAAAAGAGGCTCGCTTCCTGGTGGATGTTGAGAAAGCCGCCGGCAGCTTCAAGGTGCTGCAGCCCGAAGCCACCGAGCTGGTGAGCGACCCGTCGCCGCAATACCGCGACAGCATGCTGTTCATTGAGGCGCACCTACGCCGCACCATCCCCACAGACGCATCCCTGGCGGTGGGGGATCGCGCTGCCATGGATGCCCTGCCCTATCAGTTGCAACCAGCAGCCAAGGCACTGGCGATGCCTCGCCAACGGCTGCTGATCGCCGACGCTGTGGGCCTGGGCAAAACGCTGGAGTGCGGGATTCTCTGCAGTGAGCTGATCCGGCGCGGGCGGGGCAAGCGCATCCTGGTGGTCACCACCAAGAGCATGTTGGTGCAATTCCAGAAAGAGTTCTGGACGCGCTTCTCGATCCCACTGGTGCGGCTGGATTCAGTGGGCATTCAACGGATCCGCGAGCACATCCCCACCAATCAGAACCCCTTTCATTACTACGACAAGGCGATTGTTTCGGTCGACACCCTCAAGAACGACCGCGATTACCGGTATTACCTCGACAACGCCAACTGGGACATCATCGTGATCGATGAGTGCCAGAACGTGGCCGAGCGCGCCAAGGGGGCGCAGAAGAGCCAACGGGCGAAGTTGGCCGAACGGCTTGCCACCCGCTCGGAAACGTTGATCCTGCTGTCGGCCACACCGCACGACGGCAAGCCGGAAAGCTTCGCGAGCTTGATGAACATGCTCGACCCCACGGCGATCGCCAACCCGAGGGATTACGGCAAAGACGACATCAAGGATCTCTACCTGCGCCGCTTCCGCAAAGACGTGCTGGCGGATTTACGCAGCAACGTGAAAGAGCGCGACACCAAGGATGTGGAGTGCCAGGCCAGCGAGCAGGAAGAGCGGGTGTTCGCGCTGCTCAAAGACCTCAAACTCCCCGACAGCGACCGCAAAGCCAAAGCCGGTCAGCTCTTTAAAACCACCCTGGCCAAGAGCCTGCTCTCCAGCCCCATGGCGGCTCTGGAAACGGTGCGCAACCGGCTGAAGCGACTGGAGGCAGCCGTCACGGAGGCACCGGCGGATACCGCTGCCCTGCAGGAACTCGCCCCCTTACTAGTTGCCATTGATTCCGAGGGGTTCTCGAAATACCAGCGGCTGCTGGGGTTAAGCGCGTAG
- a CDS encoding DUF262 domain-containing protein gives MAQRYSVTPHPIETLLTWVKSKEIAIPEIQRPFVWEATKVRNLLDSLYQGYPVGYLIAWKNPTIKLKDGSSSAGKRILIDGQQRITAMMAALLGMEVLTKAYARVRIRIAFNPLAKEDEPFFEVSNPAIAKNVQWIPDLSTLFQADADLLEEIDSYMERNPSADRKSVGKALQNLLKITSNHVGLIELAEDLDIETVTEIFIRVNSAGKELSQADFAMSKIAVNESYGGNTLRKAIEYFCHLAVAPEFHSQLEKHDPLFAATPFFQKMSWLKDVNDDIYDPTYTDMLRVAFTSEFGRGKLQDLVALLSGRNFASKQYEEEIAEESFQKLEQGINNFISKTHFERLTMILRSAGFITSDLIRSRNAVNFAYILYLRGRQENYPANELESLVRRWFAMSVLTGRYSGSPESTFDFDIRQITSQGLLSFTDAVLENELPATFWSGMLPQLMVTSSSISPYFIAYQAAQVNAGDQGFLSSHITVRDLMQNHGDKHHFFPRKHLQRQGFSRGQYNQIANFVITQTEINIAISDKAPELYLGQMLEQCSGGAQLYGGITSRAELERNLAMHCIPASVLDTPTLDYEAFLEERRKLMALKIKTWVESL, from the coding sequence ATGGCGCAGCGCTATTCCGTTACACCACACCCCATCGAAACTTTGCTCACCTGGGTGAAGAGCAAGGAAATTGCGATTCCTGAAATTCAAAGGCCCTTCGTCTGGGAAGCCACCAAAGTTCGAAATCTTCTGGATTCCCTTTATCAGGGCTATCCGGTTGGGTACTTGATCGCCTGGAAAAATCCCACAATCAAGCTGAAAGACGGATCATCTTCAGCGGGAAAACGAATTCTGATTGATGGCCAGCAACGCATCACCGCGATGATGGCAGCGCTACTCGGCATGGAAGTTCTCACCAAGGCCTATGCACGGGTCCGGATCAGGATTGCGTTCAACCCCTTGGCAAAAGAAGACGAGCCCTTTTTCGAGGTCAGCAACCCTGCCATCGCCAAAAACGTTCAGTGGATCCCCGATCTTTCAACACTGTTCCAAGCCGATGCCGACCTTCTTGAAGAAATCGACAGCTATATGGAGCGAAACCCAAGCGCGGACAGAAAGTCTGTCGGCAAAGCACTACAGAATCTGCTCAAAATCACAAGCAATCATGTTGGCCTGATTGAACTTGCAGAAGATCTCGACATCGAAACGGTCACTGAAATCTTCATTCGCGTGAACTCAGCAGGCAAAGAGCTATCGCAGGCTGATTTTGCGATGTCCAAAATCGCCGTCAACGAAAGCTACGGCGGCAACACACTGCGCAAAGCCATTGAATATTTTTGCCATTTGGCCGTTGCCCCGGAATTTCACAGCCAACTTGAGAAGCACGATCCCCTCTTTGCCGCAACACCTTTTTTCCAAAAGATGAGCTGGCTCAAGGATGTGAATGATGACATCTATGACCCCACATATACAGACATGCTGCGGGTGGCCTTCACCTCAGAATTTGGACGCGGCAAGCTGCAAGATCTCGTCGCCTTGCTTTCAGGAAGAAACTTTGCCAGCAAGCAATATGAAGAGGAGATTGCTGAGGAATCATTCCAAAAATTAGAGCAAGGAATCAACAATTTCATCAGCAAAACCCACTTTGAGCGGCTCACGATGATCCTGCGCTCAGCGGGTTTCATCACCAGCGATCTCATCCGCAGCCGCAACGCCGTCAATTTCGCTTACATCCTCTATTTGCGTGGCAGACAAGAGAACTATCCAGCCAATGAACTCGAAAGCCTGGTTCGCCGCTGGTTTGCCATGTCGGTTTTAACAGGGCGCTATTCAGGAAGTCCTGAATCAACCTTTGACTTCGACATTCGCCAAATCACCAGCCAAGGCCTGCTCAGCTTCACTGATGCTGTTCTGGAAAACGAACTTCCCGCCACCTTCTGGTCAGGGATGCTTCCGCAACTGATGGTGACCTCGTCCTCCATCAGCCCTTACTTCATTGCCTATCAAGCTGCTCAGGTGAATGCCGGAGACCAGGGATTCCTGTCGTCGCATATCACCGTGCGCGATTTGATGCAAAACCATGGAGATAAGCATCACTTCTTCCCCCGCAAACACTTACAACGCCAGGGCTTTTCCCGCGGCCAATACAACCAAATCGCCAACTTCGTGATTACGCAAACCGAAATCAATATTGCGATTTCAGATAAAGCGCCCGAGCTCTATCTCGGCCAGATGCTGGAGCAGTGCTCTGGTGGCGCTCAGCTATATGGCGGCATTACCTCGCGGGCCGAGCTTGAGCGCAACCTCGCCATGCATTGCATCCCCGCATCCGTACTGGACACACCGACACTGGATTACGAGGCGTTTCTGGAAGAACGGCGCAAGCTGATGGCACTGAAAATCAAGACCTGGGTGGAGAGCCTTTAA
- a CDS encoding C-terminal helicase domain-containing protein: MPNRLITPSQLSLFSISPVIEAWWQELEARKLFDGSKPAVSDHFHEGRLHASPANSANRITWGKPCQGRDGQLYPNQRLVFDPVAHSGNSVCSDEEIDRIEALLDALLGGSYKHAKAGGIAAGTFTPDKILVSAPYNVQVNRMQQRLNGKARVGTVDKFQGQEAPVAILSLTASSGEEVPRGLSFLLEPNRLKVAISRAQCLSIVVGSPSLASGIANTVAEAEQINRLCRVIENNTGGGNE, from the coding sequence ATGCCCAACCGCCTGATCACACCTAGCCAGCTGTCGCTGTTCAGCATCAGCCCAGTGATCGAGGCGTGGTGGCAGGAGCTGGAAGCACGCAAGCTGTTTGATGGCAGCAAGCCCGCGGTGAGTGATCACTTTCATGAGGGCCGCTTGCATGCCAGCCCCGCAAACAGCGCCAATCGCATCACATGGGGCAAACCCTGCCAAGGCAGGGACGGACAGCTATACCCAAATCAACGCCTGGTGTTCGATCCGGTGGCGCACAGCGGCAACAGCGTCTGCAGCGACGAAGAAATCGACCGCATCGAAGCATTGTTGGATGCCCTGCTGGGGGGCAGCTACAAACACGCCAAAGCTGGAGGCATCGCAGCAGGCACTTTCACGCCAGACAAAATCCTGGTGTCGGCGCCCTACAACGTGCAGGTGAACCGGATGCAGCAACGGCTGAATGGCAAAGCCCGGGTGGGCACGGTGGACAAGTTCCAGGGCCAGGAGGCCCCAGTTGCCATTCTTTCCTTAACGGCGAGCAGCGGTGAGGAGGTCCCACGGGGGCTGAGCTTTCTGCTGGAACCCAACCGTTTGAAAGTGGCGATCAGCCGAGCGCAATGCCTCTCGATCGTGGTGGGTTCACCCAGCCTGGCCAGCGGAATTGCCAACACGGTGGCGGAAGCCGAGCAGATCAATCGGTTGTGCCGCGTGATCGAGAACAACACAGGTGGAGGCAATGAATAA
- a CDS encoding HD domain-containing protein produces the protein MAITQRYGEALQWAEELHRQQRRKGKQVPYISHLISVSALVWEDGGTEDQAIAALLHDSIEDAGQSHRSIADRFGPEVADIVLDCTDTAPDAAPGEKEPWLLRKTRYLASLEHKPLASLLVTAADKAHNAGDMVLDARCDPGMWSKFNAGLDGSAWYLMRMHQELVDRLPNSRTVERLGESVNEILQSPPYQALVPKGHSSEAWASHYPERHAQ, from the coding sequence ATGGCTATCACCCAGCGCTACGGCGAAGCCCTGCAATGGGCTGAGGAACTGCACCGCCAGCAGAGGCGAAAAGGCAAACAGGTTCCTTACATCTCACACCTGATCAGCGTCAGCGCCCTGGTGTGGGAAGACGGCGGAACTGAGGATCAGGCGATCGCGGCACTGCTGCACGATTCCATCGAAGACGCCGGCCAAAGCCACCGCTCCATCGCCGATCGTTTTGGACCAGAGGTTGCAGACATCGTTCTGGACTGCACCGACACCGCGCCCGATGCAGCGCCTGGGGAGAAAGAACCCTGGCTCCTGCGCAAAACCCGTTATCTGGCCTCACTGGAGCACAAACCCCTGGCCTCACTACTGGTGACCGCCGCAGACAAAGCCCACAACGCTGGCGACATGGTGCTGGACGCCCGGTGCGATCCAGGCATGTGGAGCAAATTCAATGCCGGCCTCGATGGTTCCGCCTGGTATTTGATGCGCATGCACCAGGAGCTGGTGGATCGCCTCCCAAACAGCCGCACAGTGGAGCGCCTGGGGGAATCGGTGAACGAAATTCTGCAAAGCCCGCCTTATCAGGCCCTCGTGCCAAAAGGCCACAGCAGCGAAGCATGGGCCAGTCACTATCCCGAGCGCCATGCGCAGTGA
- a CDS encoding Rho termination factor N-terminal domain-containing protein — MGQIAEALRANLRAVAASDARSLRELDQELRNATAPATAAPQLTGRERMAALLGHGSFQQQTVATLKRLCKEHGITGYSKLRKAELAKELERHGVVPPPRPLENFTKKELIALVRQLIGDEL; from the coding sequence ATGGGACAGATCGCTGAGGCCCTGCGCGCCAATCTCAGGGCCGTTGCGGCATCGGATGCCCGCAGCCTCAGGGAGCTCGATCAGGAATTGCGCAATGCCACGGCGCCGGCAACAGCTGCTCCCCAACTCACGGGCCGTGAACGCATGGCGGCCTTGCTGGGCCATGGCAGCTTCCAGCAGCAGACGGTGGCCACACTCAAACGCTTATGCAAAGAGCACGGCATCACGGGTTACTCAAAGCTGCGCAAAGCCGAACTGGCCAAGGAGCTGGAACGCCATGGGGTGGTGCCACCGCCCAGGCCGCTGGAGAACTTCACCAAGAAGGAGCTGATTGCGCTGGTACGGCAACTGATCGGAGATGAGCTGTGA
- a CDS encoding YqaE/Pmp3 family membrane protein, with protein MTLGDLLRIILAFFLPPLAVASQVGLTGAFWLNLLFWLLSFGGLGLPFMAIMWPVAVIHAIYICVTRK; from the coding sequence ATGACGCTCGGCGACCTCCTTCGCATCATCCTGGCCTTCTTTTTGCCGCCCCTGGCGGTGGCCTCCCAGGTGGGCCTCACCGGTGCGTTCTGGCTCAATCTGCTCTTCTGGTTGCTCAGCTTCGGAGGCCTGGGGCTGCCATTCATGGCCATCATGTGGCCAGTGGCTGTGATCCACGCGATCTACATCTGCGTCACCCGCAAGTGA